In the genome of Segatella copri, one region contains:
- a CDS encoding peptide MFS transporter: protein MFENQPKGLWALALANTGERFGYYTMLAVFLLYLQANFGFETGLASTIYSTFLMMVYFLPIIGGIAADKFGFGRMVTTGIFIMFIGYLVLSLPLGKDTVAVAAMGVSLILIALGTGLFKGNLQVMVGRLYDEPQYSSNRDSGFSLFYMAINIGAMFAPTAAIKIMKWAQESLSVSVADSYHFAFAVACASLIISIAIYYAFSSTYKHVLASENKSKDDKTPAKETNELSKAETKERIICLCLVFAVVIFFWMAFHQNGNTLTLFARDYTQKTSEGLQSMAFDVTNLVACIFVVYGCFGLAQSKTGKGKGISFGVIVAAIAFLFYKYSNLEGAVEVEAPIFQQFNPCYVVALTPVSVALFSWLNKIGKEPTSPEKIGLGMLVAALGFVWMAVGSMGLELPLAQGDPATEGTRVSANLLISTYLILTFAELLLSPIGISFVSKVAPPKYAGLMMGLWFGATAIGNQLVMVPGIMWGQNFNLITIWGVLAGICLVSALFIFSIIKKLNRVS, encoded by the coding sequence ATGTTTGAGAATCAACCAAAAGGTCTATGGGCCTTAGCTTTGGCAAACACGGGTGAGCGTTTCGGCTATTACACCATGCTTGCTGTGTTCTTGCTCTATTTGCAGGCCAACTTCGGTTTTGAAACCGGATTGGCAAGTACTATCTACTCCACATTCCTGATGATGGTTTACTTCCTGCCTATCATCGGTGGTATTGCAGCCGACAAGTTTGGCTTCGGACGTATGGTTACCACGGGTATCTTCATCATGTTCATCGGCTATCTGGTCCTCTCTCTTCCTCTTGGCAAGGACACCGTTGCTGTAGCCGCCATGGGCGTTTCGCTTATCCTCATCGCCCTGGGCACCGGATTGTTCAAGGGTAATCTGCAGGTGATGGTAGGTCGCCTCTACGACGAGCCACAGTATTCCAGCAACCGTGATTCCGGTTTCTCGCTTTTCTACATGGCTATCAACATCGGCGCCATGTTTGCTCCTACTGCAGCCATCAAGATCATGAAGTGGGCGCAGGAGAGTCTGAGCGTATCAGTGGCGGATTCATACCACTTCGCATTCGCCGTGGCTTGTGCTTCGCTCATCATCAGTATCGCCATCTACTATGCCTTCAGCTCCACCTACAAGCACGTGCTTGCTTCTGAGAACAAGAGCAAGGACGATAAGACTCCTGCCAAGGAGACCAACGAGCTTTCCAAGGCAGAGACCAAGGAGCGCATCATCTGCCTCTGTCTCGTATTCGCCGTGGTTATCTTCTTCTGGATGGCTTTCCATCAGAACGGTAATACATTGACACTCTTTGCCCGCGACTATACTCAGAAGACTTCAGAGGGTCTGCAGTCAATGGCATTCGATGTTACCAACCTCGTGGCCTGCATCTTCGTGGTTTACGGATGCTTCGGATTGGCACAGAGCAAGACTGGCAAGGGTAAGGGCATTTCGTTCGGCGTAATCGTTGCAGCCATCGCGTTCCTCTTCTATAAGTATAGCAACCTTGAGGGTGCGGTAGAAGTTGAGGCTCCTATCTTCCAGCAGTTCAACCCATGCTACGTAGTGGCATTGACACCAGTGAGTGTAGCCTTGTTCTCTTGGCTCAACAAGATTGGCAAGGAGCCAACATCTCCTGAGAAGATAGGTTTGGGTATGCTCGTAGCCGCTCTCGGTTTCGTATGGATGGCAGTAGGTTCAATGGGCTTGGAGCTTCCTTTGGCGCAGGGTGATCCTGCTACTGAGGGTACACGTGTTAGCGCCAACCTCCTCATCTCTACCTATCTTATCCTTACCTTTGCCGAGCTTCTACTTTCTCCAATCGGTATTTCGTTTGTATCGAAGGTAGCTCCTCCAAAGTATGCAGGTTTGATGATGGGTCTCTGGTTCGGTGCCACAGCCATCGGTAACCAGCTGGTCATGGTACCAGGTATCATGTGGGGTCAGAACTTCAACCTCATCACCATTTGGGGTGTTCTTGCCGGCATCTGCCTTGTATCTGCTCTCTTCATCTTCTCTATCATCAAGAAGTTGAATCGTGTAAGCTAA
- a CDS encoding HU family DNA-binding protein, which produces MINYSIVMRSVNANLLEINQAKSRINQAKQEGKNPDQKDLDLVKTEKQNAFAISQYTDVMTIEKFAKHITSHGSVYSRADISAILYMAVDCMREMLLEGKKIRLGDLGDFSLLLGSKGAETADKFTAQNITQVKVQWEPGKEFKNLLDDAEFNLVASRSAQAAVLKAIKEGKTNVDLNLPIDPDGGDDGNGGSTTTGGGSNAGGSGTTGTEGSGTTGSEGDNKGDTGTSGGNTDGGSNGDNEHITL; this is translated from the coding sequence ATGATTAACTACAGCATCGTAATGCGCAGCGTGAACGCAAACCTTTTGGAGATCAACCAGGCAAAGTCACGCATCAACCAGGCTAAGCAGGAGGGTAAGAATCCTGACCAGAAGGACCTTGACCTCGTGAAGACCGAGAAGCAGAATGCGTTCGCCATCTCGCAGTATACCGATGTGATGACCATCGAGAAGTTTGCCAAGCACATCACTTCTCACGGCAGTGTGTATTCAAGAGCTGACATCAGCGCCATCCTCTACATGGCAGTAGACTGCATGAGAGAGATGCTGCTCGAAGGCAAGAAGATTCGTCTGGGCGACCTGGGTGACTTCTCTCTCCTGCTCGGCTCCAAGGGCGCAGAGACTGCCGACAAGTTTACGGCGCAGAACATCACCCAGGTGAAGGTTCAGTGGGAGCCTGGCAAGGAGTTCAAGAACCTGCTCGACGACGCCGAGTTTAACCTCGTGGCTAGCCGCAGCGCCCAGGCTGCTGTGCTCAAGGCCATCAAGGAGGGCAAGACCAACGTTGACCTCAACCTGCCTATCGACCCTGATGGTGGCGACGACGGCAACGGCGGAAGCACCACTACTGGCGGCGGAAGCAATGCTGGTGGCAGCGGAACCACCGGCACCGAGGGCAGCGGAACCACCGGTTCTGAAGGCGACAACAAGGGTGACACGGGTACTTCCGGCGGCAATACCGACGGCGGTTCTAACGGCGACAACGAGCACATTACTCTCTAG
- a CDS encoding smalltalk protein, translating into MMKKETWKMVIQIAISILTAIATSLGVTSCM; encoded by the coding sequence ATGATGAAAAAGGAAACCTGGAAAATGGTGATTCAGATAGCCATCAGCATCCTGACGGCCATCGCCACCTCGCTCGGCGTAACGAGCTGCATGTAA